The genomic interval tttttttttaagtgaaaaattttatatttagatttaGCCAGCTGGACTCAGCTTAGATGATCCCAATTTTGTGGGTAACATCCAAAACATCATAGTCAGGAGCCATATGCCTTCTTCTTTCCATCAGGCCTGATCAGGGTGTTGACCTTAGCCACGTCAATGTCATGGAGCTTCTTCACACCCTGTTCAtacctcctttttttaaaaaattgatccaTGCCTATTCTGAAATTCACTTTCCCCATATCTTCATCCATTATATCCATCTCTTCCTGTAAGTTCCTTAACATATTTATAATGAATCCTTGTTTTGTAATTCCAACACCTGAGCTGtctctgtgtctgcttctgtTAACTATCTTTTTCCTCTTGAGAAATGTCACTTTGCTGCTTTGTCACATATCTAGTATTATTTGATTGTATAGCAGATATTGTAGATAGTGGTTATAGAAACTCTAGATTCTCTTATCTTCCTTTGAAGAGTGTTGAATTTCCTTCTGGCATTCGGTTAAACTAGTGGCAGATCACCTTGATACATGGGAGGCTTGCTTTCAGTCTTTGTTAGGGAAGGCCTAGTTCGGTTTTGCCCTTCGCCCTGGGAAATGGTCTTTACTCCTAAGGTGTGGCCCTCTGGGGTTTCAATGTAAAGCTCAAGGTATTTTACAAGCCCTTCTAACTTCGTAGACCTTGAACTCTTAATCTGTTTCCCATTGATGGGAAACTGCTGAAATCTCCGTTTAGTTCTTTTAGCCTTCAGTTGTTGGCTCCTTGGAGTCACCCTATACATATGACTATAGGATTCAAACAAGGATCTAAGGGAAGCCCGTGTGCCAATTTTGTGGCTCCTCATTTGTggctccctttttttttaaactgaagtatagtcaatttacaatgttgtgtgtggCTCCCTCTTTTTCATGGTTTCCCTCCTCAATTTCCAGCCATTGTGGCCACTATACACTCTGACCTCTAACTTTTCTGCTCAGTAAGATTCTTGCTTTCTGCCTGAGCTCTACTCCCCATGTGTAGTTTGGCTTTAAAATGCCCTGAGAGGAAAAGACAGTTAAATGTGGTTCTCATCTAGattccttttcttcatttaagGGTCGTATCTTCTCTGGTTACCTGTTTAGGTTTCTCTCTAGTGccttcaaatgattttttttattcaagtatacttgatttacaatgttgtgttcagatgattttttcactgaagtacagtcagttataatgtgtcaatttccgatggacagcacaatgtcccagtcatgcatatatacatatatttattttcatattctttttcattaaaggctattataagatattgaatataattctctgtgcatatgatttttaaaaaatatttttccagagtTTACACTAGCAATCACCAGGAGTGTTGGCCTGATACAAGCTACTCTGCCATTATTGCAAGCAGAACTCACCCAAATATgttatttaagaattttttgttttggtaCCCCGTTTTTCTGGATCACCTCGTATATACTTGGTCTTCATGTTGGGTAAAACAATACTGGAGTTTGGTTGTCTATTCTGAGAATTGCTTGATTTAACTTAAATTTCACTTAACAATCCagtaaattatttattgttcctAATGGCTATCAAAGTTTCAGAGGCTGGAAATAGGTCTCTAACAGTGACAACATCTTGAgtctttaaagttaaaaaaaaacactttaatcTGTTTTGTGAAATAGGTAATACAGTCACATCACTCAAAATTAATAAGGTAAAAAGGCTATATAATAAAAAGCTTCACCCTCACCTTTCTTGCGTGTTTTTTTTAAGCTGGCAGCCAAAAATTTGATCTCTTGCATTATGCAAGCAAACTGGTTGTATCCTGTCTGTCATAATCCCATGAGTTCCTTGACAAAGTTTTCAAAATGAATGACATTCCCCAGCAGGGATTATTACAGAGGAAGGCATCAATTCCATTTAATtctgcaaacatttactgagccctaCAGTGTGCCTGGAACAATATTAGCTATTGTAGAGTAGAAACATGAATCATATGGTGGAGGGTGCACTTCTCTTAATTAGAAAGGAGAAGAGACTAGAATGAAGGACCATTTGTAAGGAAATCTGATGCCTCTTCTTGACCCAGTTGGAAGAGATAATAGAAAAAGGTTCAGCCTCTGTCCAGCTGACGCCTGGAGTTAGGGTTATATTCTTGGCGCTGTCTCTCTAACAGGGTGTCTCTCCCACCCAGCAGCTGCCCTCTTTACAGCCAAGCTCAGCACAGGGTCCAAGAACCTTGCTGGATGCTTGGTGTCTAATTCACAGTTCTTAGGGAGAGGGAAAAGCTTTGTCTCTGGAACGTCAGAACGTTGAACTAGCTACAGTTTACAACTGAAGGGTGGCTCAAGTTGCTGAGTGTCCTCCAGCCAAGTCTGAAAGGGCTGAATCACCGTCCTAGCAGCTGAAAAAAGCACGTGTGTCCATAAAAGTTGGACTGAAAAGACACTGGAAGCTGAGCATACCTACAGAGGCAGCAGCAAACATAACTATACAGTCCTCGTGTGGCCACACCTTGAAGTTCCCACAAGGGCTTGGATAGGCAAGGCAAGGCAGCGTGAACACAGTAGGAGGGGCTGCATGGTAGGCCCAGGTGTTTGCTAGGAATTTGGGAGTATTGCTGAGGAGAGGAAGAAATTGCGAATAGCAGTGGTCAGGTTTTACAGCTGGGTACCTTTGCTCCTCTGCAAGAATGTCAGATGGAGCACACTCCACCTGCCAGCTGTTCCTGGCCAGAAAATAAAACTTGTGCATCTtccatgctgttttttttttcattggaaCTCAAGATGGGGCTTGGGCCCTCTGGCTACCACAGAGGAGCAGGTCATGCCATTCTGCTTTTGGCATTTGcttttggaaatttttatttgatCCTCCATTCCAATGCTCAGAACAAAAGTAACTTATAAGCACCAGTCCCTCCTGTGATGATGTAAAAAAGGCTCCAGAAAGCAAGGGCTGGTGAATGTAAATTAACCACAGTGTCCACAGTTATTCTTTTGAGGTGTGTAAGAAGGTTGCTGGTAGTTTATTTAGTATGCTGTCCTTAGGGCTTAATTAGAGTGACtgttaaggaaagaaaagaaagattgatAGGCTTTACTTTCATTCCCAACCTGTTTCCTAATTCTCCCTTCTTCATGAGGCTTAATTTACTAGGTGGGGATTTTCAGAAATTGAATTCTTAAGAGTGGGAGGGACTAGAGCAGCACCAATAGAAATACAATGCAAGCCACAGACGTTTAAATTCTTTAAGTAGCCCAATAAAAAAGGTAAAGAGAAACAACTgaattgattttaatattttccctaACCCAGTAATCTAAaatatcattttgacatgtaatcaacaTATTATTGATGAgctattttacctttttttggtACTGTCTTTGGGATCtcgtgtgtattttacacttacagcacatttCAATTTGGGCTAGctacatttcaaatgctcagtagccacatgtggctagggGCCACGGTATTGGGCAGCACAGAACTAAACCATAGGCCACACTGATGCCCTCCAGGTCCCTTAACGCATGCAGACAACAAGCCCTCTAGGCTGCATTCTAGGAGAGCACAagcgagggtatagctcagcggtagagcgcctgctcagcatgcacaaggtcctgggttcaatttccaggaCCTGCAGTAAATAGagacaggcaggagaggggtTAGGATGGGATCAAGTTCTGGGATTCCAGCTGAGTGTTGCTGatgaagaaaactggaaagcaaagggaaactggaaagCAAAGGGGGAGGGCGTGGTGGGTGGGGACACCTGAGTAAGGTCTCGGCGGCGGAAAGAGGCCCTTTTGGAGGGCAGGGTTCTGTGGGACGTCTGAGAACTTGGTGGACAGTCACATCCTGCCACTCGGACAGGGAGGAGCGAACTTGGTGCGACCCTCTGGCTGACAGTTGCTcctgttttgtcttttcttccccctccccggccaccctcccacccccgccaGCCGTGGTCCTCGGCCTGCCCAGCGCCCGGGCCGCCGAGGACGCCTGCGCCAGCGCCTGCCCGGCAGCCTGCGCCTGCAGCAGTGTGGAGCGCGGCTGCTCCGTGCGCTGCGACCGCGCGGGCCTCCTGCGGGTGCCGGCCGAGTTCCCGTGCGAGGCGGCCTCCATCGACCTGGACCGCAACGGCCTGCGCTTCCTGGGCGAGCGGGCCTTCGGCACGCTGCCGTCGCTGCGCCGCCTGTCGCTGCGCCACAACAACCTGTCCTTCATCACGCCCGGCGCCTTCAAGGGCCTGCCGCGCCTGGCCGAGCTGCGCCTGGCGCACAACGGCGACCTGCGCTACCTGCACGCGCGCACCTTCGCCGCGCTCGGCCGCCTGCGCCGCCTCGACCTGGCCGCCTGCCGCCTCTTCACCGTGCCCGAGCGCCTCCTGGCCGAGCTGCCCGCCCTGCGCGAGCTCGCCGCCTTCGACAACCTGTTCCGCCGTGTGCCGGGCGCGCTGCGCGGCCTGGCCAACCTGACGCATGCGCACCTGGAGCGCAGCCGTATCGAGGCCGTGGCCTCCAGCTCGCTGCTGGGCCTGCGTCGCCTGCGCTCGCTCAGCCTGCAGGCCAACCGCGTCCGCGCAGTGCACGGCGGCGCCTTCCGCGACTGCGGCGCCCTGGAGCACCTGCTGCTCAACGACAACCTGTTGGCCGTGCTGCCGGCCGATGCCTTCCGCGGCCTGCGCCGCCTGCGCACGCTCAACCTGGGCGGCAACGCGCTGGGCCTCGTGGCGCGTGCCTGGTTCGCGGACCTGGCCGAGCTTGAGCTGCTCTACCTGGACCGCAACAGCATCGCCTTCGTGGAGGAGGGCGCCTTCCAGAACCTCTCGGGCCTCCTGGCCCTGCATCTCAACGGCAACCGCCTCACCGTGCTCGCCTGGGCCGCCTTCCAGCCGGGTTTCTTCCTGGGCCGCCTCTTCCTCTTCCGCAACCCGTGGCGCTGTGACTGCCACCTGGAGTGGCTGCGGGACTGGATGGAGAGCTTCGGGCGCGCCGCCGACGTGCCGTGCGCCTCCCCGGGCTCTGTGGCCGGCCTGGACCTCCGCCAGGTGGCCTTTGGGCGCTCCTCTGACGGCCTCTGCGTGGACCCCGAGGAGCTGAACCTCACCGCGTCCAGTCCAGGCCCGCCCCCAGAGCCAGTGGCCACCACAGTGAGCAGGTTCAGCAGCCTCCTCTCCAAGCTGCTAGCCCCGAGGGCCCCGCTGGGGGAGGCGGCCAACACCACCGAGGGGCCGGGCAACGCCTCGCTGTCTGACAGCCTTCCCTCCCGGGGTGTGGGCCGCTCGGGCCGCAAGACCCCgtttctcctgggctctggtctTCTGCTCAGCCTGGCTCAGCACGTTTTTGTCCTTCAGATGGACTGACCCTTCCGCACTGGGGTGGCCCACACTGCGACTGCCTTGGCCATGGTGGGGGCGGAAATGAGGAAGGGAGAGTTTAGTTAACTGGGCTTGAAGGTgttgggtgtgggggaggggaacaggATGGGGACGGGGGCGAACATTCCAGGCGAGAGGGGAAGGAACAGTTTGCCTCCGGAGATGGTCCTGGGAAATGCCATGTGAGAGAGGGGGGAGGCTATGGACTTTGCTCCTGTCACATGGGCATTAATTGGAAAAGAGAAGCAAGAATGAACATGCCCCCTCTGGTGAGAAGACTAGGGATTGGAAGTTTCTAGGGCTACAGGGCTCCACCCGTAtccttccaccccccaccccccacaaccCCTTCCTGGAAACTCGGCCTGCATGCCTGAATTAGAGTTAATCCATAggcaaagaagtaataaaaactGTGCAAGTTCTCCGGGGGGGGGCAACCATTAAATGCCCAATCCCTTTTTTTTCTACTACAATCctcatccccctcccccaggggcctGGGGATACCAGGGTCCAGAAAGTGGATAGGACAGGAGGCAAGTGTGATGGGAGAAGGACTTGGACCCACGGGGGTGGCAGTGGTTCCTGCCGTCTGAGATGTGTTAGGAGGcgtttaaaacaaagattaatttCATTTACTCCACAGTTATTCCCAGGGGTGGCCTTAGCTGCAAAGGGACTTTTAAGGCagaataggggaaaaaaagaagaggagtgTTTGTGGCCAAATAAATTTGTGAAatcctaagattaaaaaaaaaaagttaaacaggttttttttctgCAGGACTTTCCAGAGTCTTTTGTACGCAAACATGGATTGTGACTTTCCCATGGAGGCCACAAAATCCTCTTAGTGTTTTGTGGGAAGAGTGTCCGAAAGACACAGAGATGCTGTGTTAGCGGGGCAGGGAGTCTCTGGCTTGGAGAATCCCATTGGGTGTGGAAATTATTATGGGCTGCTTCGGGGCTGACTGACGGGCCAAGAGGAAAGGAGGCAGCCCCCGAAGAGGGGCTGAGAGATTTCCCGGGGTGAGAGGTGGCCAACTGTAAGCCCCCAGGCCTGAATGCCAGAGCAGAGGCTCTTGTATTCGCTAAGTAGGTGCTCAAGCTGTCCTCCACAGAGATGTAATGATGACTGCTTTTGTCAATATTCTGAAAGTCTCTAATCTTAAATGTCCTCTCTCTGTATTTGAAGAGGTGGGTTTTCAAAGCCCACATGGATTCAGGATGTGCTGAGCTGTCAGGTCTTTAAGGCTTCTGCTATGTCTCTAGGTAATACTAAATATTAGAAATGCTGCAGAAAGCACCACTGAGGGCAGGAATGTTCAAATGGGTTGTGACCATTAGTGAGTCATCATCAACTCATTTAATGGGTCACAACcggcatttaaaaaaacaagattgAACAGGAAGTCACAGAGCATCACATGTAATATAAGAGTAAGTACTCTTTTGTgaaactttttatttaatttgtatgCATTTGTTCAGATTATGTGTGTGTCTGGATTGCTGCATccaatttatattttattgtggcttattgttttaaaagtttgaaagtcACTAATCTggaacatgcatgattttttctaaacattttttttattgagttatagtcattttacaatgttgtgtcaaattccagtgttgagCAATGATTCTTTTttgaattgaggtatagtcagtttacaatgttgtgtctggtgtacagcacagttcttcagtcatacataaatatacgtatattcattttcatattctttttcaccatgagctacaagatattgaatatatttccctgtgctatacagtataaacttgtttatctattttatatataccagtcagtaatGCAtgattctttttaaactttttattttgaaaaatctcaaaTCTACAGAAGAGTTGCGAGAATAGTAGAATGAACACTTTGGCCATTTACCTAGGTTTCccagttgttaacattttactatatttgttttctctctccctccatatTATCATTTCTTACTAACAGTTTGAGTTAGTTGTAAGCGTCATGACCCTTCACCCCTACATACCTCAGTGTATATTTCCTAAGAATGAGGACATTCTCTTATCCATGATGTCATTATCACAATCAGGAACTTTATCATTGATAGAatactattatttaaaatatattctatattgaaattTCAGTAGTTGTCAAAATGATTTTTTAGGCAGTCATTCATTTTCCTATGGGTGGAGAATGAGGTTCCTAGGTTGTGGCTTGTATTCATTTGATCACAGTACTCAAAATGCTTAATTCGTCGGTTGATTTTAACCTTTCAAAATGAATTTGTTCTCCAAATGGCTTACTTTTCAAATGTGAGAACCAGATGAGGTCAGAAATGTTGTTTGTTCAAACCGTGTGTTGTGGCCATGGTAACAGTGAGGATCACGAGAACCCTGGAGGCGAGATCTCTGTGTTGGGTAACCATGGGAGTCCACAGCAGACACGCAGCCCGTGTTACTGAGGAACAAGGTGCCGCCTTCGGAGGAATGTCCTTCCTTTCATTCGGAGTGGGTTCCTGAGAGTCAGCTTCAAAATGCTGCTCCAGTTTTGCCTGGGTGGTTAGTTGGTgagctttttaatgaacatttgtTTCGCTGAATGTTTCTGAACAAGTATCAACGCTGAAATAGCCTCTGGGGAGACAGATTTTTATAGAGCTACCCAGCCCAGTAGAATTCTGGGAACGTGGGAGTTACTTACTGCCAAACAGATCCAGAGTTGCCTGGAACAAGTTCCCAGTGAATTGTGGCCATTATGAGCTCTCGTGAGAGAACGGGGAGTGGAGAGTTCCCAGTTTTGAGGTCGTTAAGTTTCTTACCCTGTCACTGGCTAATTACCTGGGGAAAGGTTAAGGTACTATGGATTCTGCTAAGCAAATCTGTGTACCCGTCAGGGTGGACCACGTTATGCTCTGGTAACAAACAAGCCCCAAACTTCAGTGGCTGACTGAGGGTTATTTCTTGTTCATGCTACATGTCCACCATGGCCTTCTTAGGGGGTGCTCTGCGCATTGTAGCCACTCAGGGACCCAAGATGATGAGGAATCTGCCATTTTAGGACATTGTTACCCAAACACAGGTTTTCAGGTTTGCTGCAACAGAAAAGGAAAGCTTGCAGGAATCATTACTCAAATGCTTCCAGCCAGATGTGACACATGTTGCTTCTCATATTTTCTTGGCCCAAAAGGTGACACGGCCACATTTAACTTCACCAAGGCAGGGAAGTATGGCCCTTTCATGtgctcagaaggagaagagaactgGGAATATTGGTGAACACTCCAGAGGCTCCAGGTGGCTCACCTGATAGAATCAAGTCTGGACTGCTGAGAACTGTCCGGTGAAATAGAGGCTGGAGGGGGCAATCTGGTGAGCCAGCCACTAGCCCCCCTCTTTTGCTCCTCCCAGCAGCCAGCTAGGCTTTGAACACGATATTGGCTTTAGCCAGTAGGAGTGCTGCAGCCTCACTGTATTGGTTGTttcaagaaaggagagagaaaatgtcaagacaaagtttatatttttcccttaaaaaaatgttttccacacAGAGACTCAACTTACAGTATTAAAATCCCCAGAAGCTTGATCTGTGGAAAAGACCCTTTCAGAACTCTCCCTGGTTGTTTGGAAGAGGTCTCCCTGTGGTGGTTTCACAAAGGTGGTCAACAGCCTTCTGGTCCACCCACCTTTGTCAGGCCACCACAGTGCTGCCCTCTGGAGGATGCTGTCTGCCGGGCCCAGCTGTCCTTGGCTGTTGGTTCCCTCTGCCATTTTTACCccaacctccagggaggggacCCTACTCCCTTTGATCCTCTGGCCCAAGGACAGCTTAGGCCCTCCCCTAAGTCCCTCACAGCACAGATCACACCAGTGAGAAGTGAAGGAGACTTCCCCGAAAGGCTGGGTATAATGGAAGAGAAGCAAGTAGCCCATCTGACTACTGTTGGATGTGGTTGTTGGCAGAACCCCCATTCCCCAATCCAGGGGCCTCTATGGCTGGGCCGGCTTAGCTCCCTCCTCGACCCACATGTACTGGGGATGCTCAGGCCTCACTGTGTGTCTGAGACCAAACTCCCAGGGAGGTTTTTTCTTGTCCCTCTGTCTAaggcccacctccccagccccacacTGGCAATTCTACTCTAGACAGTGGCCAGTCTTGCCCTCTGCAGCATTCTCCAGAAGATGTCA from Vicugna pacos chromosome X, VicPac4, whole genome shotgun sequence carries:
- the NYX gene encoding nyctalopin, with amino-acid sequence MLVLLLLHAVVLGLPSARAAEDACASACPAACACSSVERGCSVRCDRAGLLRVPAEFPCEAASIDLDRNGLRFLGERAFGTLPSLRRLSLRHNNLSFITPGAFKGLPRLAELRLAHNGDLRYLHARTFAALGRLRRLDLAACRLFTVPERLLAELPALRELAAFDNLFRRVPGALRGLANLTHAHLERSRIEAVASSSLLGLRRLRSLSLQANRVRAVHGGAFRDCGALEHLLLNDNLLAVLPADAFRGLRRLRTLNLGGNALGLVARAWFADLAELELLYLDRNSIAFVEEGAFQNLSGLLALHLNGNRLTVLAWAAFQPGFFLGRLFLFRNPWRCDCHLEWLRDWMESFGRAADVPCASPGSVAGLDLRQVAFGRSSDGLCVDPEELNLTASSPGPPPEPVATTVSRFSSLLSKLLAPRAPLGEAANTTEGPGNASLSDSLPSRGVGRSGRKTPFLLGSGLLLSLAQHVFVLQMD